ATCTGTTATTAATGGAGAGATTTTGACGTTCGGATATCCCCATCTACCAACAAAAAACGACACGTTACTACCAAAAAAATCCATATCAACATTTGGGAGATTTTCCAATAAATCACTACATTTAAATTTTTTGTTTATTTTTTGAAGTATTGGACAAAAAGGTCTTCCACAATAACCCCTCGCTTTGCAGATTATACACCTCAATATATCCCCCAACATAAATACATTTAAATTTATGGATTAATGTGTCTAAAATAAAATATAAATAATGGTGCTCCGACCGGGATTTGAACCCGGGTCGCGGGCTCGAAAGGCCCGCATGATTGGCCGGACTACACCATCGGAGCATAAGAGAAGGTTTGCATGGCGGACCCGGTGGGATTTGAACCCACGACCCCCGGCTTAGAAGGCCGGTGCCCTATCCAGGCTAGGCTACGGGTCCTCATCGCTTTCCATTGAAGGCATACAATACCATGCACTTTCTCATATATATACTTTTCGTTTCAAACCTTAAAATATTACAAAAATATATTTTCAACATCTAAAATACAAAAATAATGGCTAAAAATTTAAGAGGAAAATGCCTCTTACACTTTATCTAAAAAATAGAAAAGTTTAATGTTATTTTCAAAAAATAGCAACTAAAAAAGATTTTGGTATGTCTATTCATAGTTATTATCTATTATTCTTTCCTAATCCTCAAATATCTTTACTATCCTTCTATCCTTAACTTCCTGTTGTTTTGCCTTGTTGAAGTTGGAAACATTTTGCAAGTAACCAGTTATCCTACTAAATTTTGCAATATTCTCATTTCCACAATTTATGCACTTATCTCTTAATCCACCCATTGCCATCCTACATTTCTCACAAACACTCAAATTCTTCGTATATGCCCAGAATCCAATGTTTGTTTTCGTTATCTTTTTAGTTATGCTCATTAACACCTCTGGATCTGCTGCACTCTCAATATTCCACAAGTGCATTATATGCCCACCATTGCAGATAGGATGGAATCTTTCCTCTATCCTCAACTTCTCTCCAAGAGTTATTGGAGCATCAACCCTAACATGAGAGGAATTTGAGTAGTAGAGTGAATCAATATCACTCAAGTCTCCATTAACAACGGTCTTTGCCTCCTCCCTATAATACTTCATGTCCAACCTTGCAAATCTTCCCGCTGTTGACTCGGCAGGAGTTTGAGTTACAGACCATCTTAAACCAGTTTTTTCTTTTAAATCATCCGCATATTCTCTCATATATCTTATAACCCTCTCCCCAAACTTCAAAGCATCTTTTGATGTGTGGAGTTCTTCTCCTAAATGGTATTTAAGCATCTCGTTCAACCCAACAAATCCAAACGTCTTTGTTGTGTGGTCATATCTGTAGTACTCCTCCCCATCAAACTTTTGGGTTAAGAACGGCATAACTCCATCTTCATATAACCTCTCCATTGTGACCTTATGCTTAATTAACAATGCCTCTTTAACCAACTCCAACCTCTCACGCAAAATCTCAAATAATCTATCATCATCCCCTTTTGCCTCATAAGCAATTCTTGGTAAGTTTATTGTATACCATTGCATGTTTCCAGTTCTTAATGTATCAACCTCAGCATCCCCAGTCCAATCCCCACTTAACCTTGTCCTACAACCCATTGCGTTTGTGTTATTAACTTGCCAATCTGGAAGCATGTTTATAAAGTAAGGAGTTCCAAATTTCGCACATAATTGATGGATTTTTATCATTAATTCCTCATCTTCAAACGCATTTTCCCTCAATTTGAATATGGTGTTTGGGAATAAGAATGGTTTTCCTGTTGCATCCCCCTCCAACATCACATCTACCAATGCATGGACAATCATCTTTGCCTCTTCCTCATATTCCTCATAAGTTCCCCTTGTGGTTCCCGCAACTACTGCTTCCTTGTCTTTTAAAAATTCTGGAACTTCCAACTCAAGGTTTATACTACTAAATATAACTTGCCCTCCTCTTGCCACATACATCTGGTTTAATTCATAAACAAACATCTGCATTAACTGCTTTATTTTCTCATAGCTCAATCCCCTCACGTATGGAGCAAGCCAAATGTTGAATTCATCTATACTTTGCCCACCACTCATGTTAGTCTGTGCTGCCATCATTACCTTTGCAGCGTGTTGGATAGCAACTTCTGGATGTTTTGCAGGTTTTGAGACACTTGTATGTAACCCAGTTCCATCAACCCTCAACCCATACTTAAAGAACGGTCTCAAATCATGTTGCAAACAAACAGGCCTTACAGCAGCGTATTCTAAGTCGTGTAAGTGTATATCCCCCCTCATGTGAGCATCTGCTATATATCTTGGAAAAATTTTCATTAAGGCATATTGTTTCATCGTCTCGTCAGCAACCCATTTGTGAATACTCTCTGGGTTGTGCATTAAGTTTGCATTCTCTCTTGAACCACTTTTAATTAACTTGGTTATATCGTATATTGGAATACCCAACCTTGTATGTTTATGCCTAAGTTCCTCTAAACCATGCTCAATTAACTTAGCATTTACAATTTCTCTTATCATTGGGGCAGTCAAGTATTTTATCTCCAATTTTTTTACAATTTTTTCAACTTCATCTGCAATTTTTTTTGCTATCTCCACATCTGCACCTGTCTCTTTTATCAAAGCATCTACTATTTTCTGTTTGTTAAATGGCTCAAACTGTTTTTCGGATGTCCTCACTTTAAGGCAATTTTCATACTTGTAATTATCAGCAACGTCTTTATCAATTTCTTTTAATGCTTTATATACTAAATTTTTTAATTCCTTAGTTGATATTCCATTGTATATATTGTTGCAGATTTTTTCAATTACCAAATTCACTTTATCATAATCAAGCCCTGCATTCATTAGAGATTTTACCAGTTTATTTATGTTGAATCTCTCTTCTATTCCATTCCTTTTCACTACCATTACTTCTGGTTTTACGGATTTCGCGGATATCATTTAATCACCATTGAACTTATATAAAATAATAATGAACAATAAAATTTTATGAAATACATAATGATATTCATTCGAAATTCGTTAAGTTTTTTAATATTTAAATACGATTTCAAAACTCTTTATATACCAATATCAAAGGTTAGATTATACTATTGGACAAAAGTATAAATAATTTGTGATTTTTTTGCTTTTAAAAAAGGAATATGCCTTATATAAAGTATTTAAAGGTCTGTAATAAGTATTCCATCAATATGAAAAAATAAAAAAATCTATCAATCTATGGTTGTGTGCGTTAAAGTTTAGACAAAACCTCAATAAAATTTTTGGTTGATTTATATTTGTTTTAATTTTTAAGGGCTTATGAGAGTTTTAAAAATCTATTATGCACTTTTTATGGCAAAACCAAAGGTTTTGGTATATAAGTCAACTTTATACACCTCTTGGTTTTGTTTTTAGGTGACATCATCACACCCATCCATTTTATTACAAACGACTCAAATTACACCATTTATACCATATTAATATAATATCATTCATAATCATTGTAGTAATCTATATTTAAGTTGGGTATCAAA
The sequence above is a segment of the Methanotorris igneus Kol 5 genome. Coding sequences within it:
- the nrdD gene encoding anaerobic ribonucleoside-triphosphate reductase, yielding MISAKSVKPEVMVVKRNGIEERFNINKLVKSLMNAGLDYDKVNLVIEKICNNIYNGISTKELKNLVYKALKEIDKDVADNYKYENCLKVRTSEKQFEPFNKQKIVDALIKETGADVEIAKKIADEVEKIVKKLEIKYLTAPMIREIVNAKLIEHGLEELRHKHTRLGIPIYDITKLIKSGSRENANLMHNPESIHKWVADETMKQYALMKIFPRYIADAHMRGDIHLHDLEYAAVRPVCLQHDLRPFFKYGLRVDGTGLHTSVSKPAKHPEVAIQHAAKVMMAAQTNMSGGQSIDEFNIWLAPYVRGLSYEKIKQLMQMFVYELNQMYVARGGQVIFSSINLELEVPEFLKDKEAVVAGTTRGTYEEYEEEAKMIVHALVDVMLEGDATGKPFLFPNTIFKLRENAFEDEELMIKIHQLCAKFGTPYFINMLPDWQVNNTNAMGCRTRLSGDWTGDAEVDTLRTGNMQWYTINLPRIAYEAKGDDDRLFEILRERLELVKEALLIKHKVTMERLYEDGVMPFLTQKFDGEEYYRYDHTTKTFGFVGLNEMLKYHLGEELHTSKDALKFGERVIRYMREYADDLKEKTGLRWSVTQTPAESTAGRFARLDMKYYREEAKTVVNGDLSDIDSLYYSNSSHVRVDAPITLGEKLRIEERFHPICNGGHIMHLWNIESAADPEVLMSITKKITKTNIGFWAYTKNLSVCEKCRMAMGGLRDKCINCGNENIAKFSRITGYLQNVSNFNKAKQQEVKDRRIVKIFED